The Lewinellaceae bacterium DNA window CGCACAATAATCTTGGTTTTTGATTTACAGGATGGGAAGGTGTAAACGGTGCTTTTACCCTGGCCAAATAGATTGCCTTCGACCAGATGTCGCTCTTTCATCAGACTTACCCCAACTTCGTATATTTTGTAACTGAATCGCATATCCTGTTTGTCCGGATCGCGTGGCTGGCCGTAATTTGCAGGTTTGAAAATAACCATCTCTATTTTTTTACCTTGAGCGTCATTGACCATTTGAGATCTTTTGATCCCGTCTGCCACGGAATAGCCGTAGGAGACAACTGACTCATCATTTTTAGTTATTCCAAAATTCGTAAAAGCATTTCCTGAATATATTTCCCATTCAACCTTAACCCTTTCAGTGGTTGGATAAATCACCTTTTCGACACGATCTGAAATCGTTTCTGTCCCAATGATCATCGGTACAGGACAGGTTTGGGCTTTAATTAATTGAAAGGTTACCGGAATCAGGATCATAATTAAATAAAAACTATCCTTTGGTTTCATGTTGGAGCTTTCTTCCAAAATTCCTGAATAAAGACAGGTCCCGGTATCACCCGAAATGATGATTCTTAATGATTTTCGGATTAAAAAATTCAATAAGGATCAGTAAATTGGTATTCCCCCTAGCATAGCGTAATTAAGGACAAGTAATTCCATGCTGTGTCATCAAGGATGGTGGTAAAATGGAAAGGGATCACTCACGCTTCCAAATACATGAGCCACATAATACGATAGCGGAAAGCAAAGGGGAGTACATATCTATCTGTAGTAAGTATGATGATAATTTGATGCACATGGACTGTTGAAGGTCTTAATAAAAAGTATTTCCACTGAAATGATTTATTACTACAGATAATCCCTTAAAACAAATCTTCAACAATATGATAACTGTACATGACACCTTCGTTTGCAAGCCAGGTATGGCATCAAAGCTGGCCAAGAAACTGAAAGAAGGAACCGCTGGGATTCCGGAATTCGTACAAATACTGACGGATGCAACCGGCCAGTTTAACCGGGTGATAATGATCAGCGAATATGAAAGCCTTGCCGCTTATGAAAAAAGCTTCGAGAGATACCGGCACCAGTCCGACGAGATCAAGAAGATGACTGAAGCAATGGCTGGCTATCAGGAGATGTATCTGACCGGTACAAGGGAAATATTCCAGGTCTGGTAGATGAGCTGGCTACCTGCCGGGCTTGCTGATATTTTCGATTTTATTGGCAGACATTTTCATCAGCAAAATGTCTTGCTAACATATTTCCCAAACGGGACAACCCTATAATTGGAGGTGATGGGAATTACAACCAAAAAATTATCAATCGGCAGACCGGTGCAACCAGGTAGGTGTATGCCAATTGTAGTTTGATACCTATGCCTGAATTTGAAAATTTAGCATCCCAGAAATTTATAATTAAATTCAAGAGACAAATAGTAAGCAAAATCAAGACATGATGATGGAAATGCACAACACAAATAAAATGATCTCCTTCCTGGTCTTTCTGATTTCTTTTACTTGCATTCTGAACGCTCAGAAAGGTGATCTGGAATTGCTTCAGAATGAAATTAAAAGGCTGGAACAGATTTCAGGCGGAACGGTAGGGGTGGGAATCATACATCTGGAAAATCATACCCAACTGATGTTCAATAATGATCAAACTTTTCCCATGGCCAGTTGCTTCAAAGTGCCTGTTGCCATCAGATTATTACAACGTGTTGAGGAGGGTTCACTTACCCTGGACAGTATGATCAATGTGACCGCCCGGGATATCCATCCGGGTAGCGGAACCATTTCACGCCTGCTTGATGATCCCGGGGTGTCATTGTCGGTATTAAACCTTCTCGAATTAATGATGCTCATCAGTGATAACTCAGCTGCCGATTTATGCCTTGAATTGTCGGGTGTACCGGTAAGTGTAAATGAAATGTTGCACAGCAACCATATTGAAGGATTATCGGTGGACCGGCCCACATTGGCTTTAATTGCCAATTGGCTGGGAGCTCCTGTAGCCGCTGAACAGAAAATGACCATGGATGAATTTCGGGAAGTGGTAAAAGCGGTTAACGAGGTGCAACAAAAAGAATCGATGGAAAATTTCTCAAATGACCCCCGTGACCAGTCTTCACCGGGGGCAATGGCTTTATTGTTGCAATTGCTATGGAACGGTCAGTTATTGAATAAAGAATATACCGATTTGCTGCTGGATATCATGTACCGTTGCGAGACCGGCGAGTTACGCATTAAAGGCATTTTACCACCAGACATCAGAGTGGCTCACAAGACAGGAACCATAGGTAAGACAGCCAATGATGTAGGCATAATTGACCTTCCGGATGACGCAGGCCATGTAATTGTTACGATCTTCGTTAAGGATTCGGCAATGGATGTTGCCGACCGTGAGAAATCGATTGCTCACATAGCCCGCGCCGTTTATAACTATTTCCTGTTTCATAAGACGGAATGATCGTCTATTACCTCATAACCTTATAAGGGTCGTAATCACGATTCATTTCGAAACGCATCCATGTCCAGAATCCACAGGTTAACCTTTTCCGGCTTAATTGTTTAAATCGGACCTGGAAGGTTATCTTCCCAGGTATGACTTATGTCTTTCAATTCTGAATTTGACCTCAGGGTAGGGGTCCTTGATTTGAATAGACTGCAGAGGTCCCGAAGGACAATCAAGATCAATAATAGCAATTACGGAGGTAGGTGGGATGGAACTGAAGGTCTGCCAGTAGGCTTGAATTTGGTCGACGGCGATTTCAATCTTTTCACCCGTCACCACGGTGAAGGTTTCTTTCATCTTTTAGGCGTTTTAATAAAGTGAAATTAACCTGGAAGGGGTTCAGGTTCTCTTTGGCAGGTATTCAAGGTACAAATTCAGTGCCGTAATGTGCTAATACCCCAAAACTATAAGAAGTTATATTGAATTTTAACTTTTGGATGGGTTCGATAGCTCAAACGAAGCGATTGTCCGGATGGTTAAAACTCACTTCCTTTTTAAATATCTGGAACCGAAGCTTATACGGAATGCCAGCCCAAAGCAATTACCATTTGAGAGCGGACCTAAACCAAAAATTTAATAGTTCTACGATTTAAAGGGATGGCGTAAAATTCCTAACTTGAATTGACACAAAATGATAGCCAAAAAATCGAACAAACAATGAATCTGATTCTCCTTTTCTATGTAGCATTCCCACTACTTAATGGAATAGACATGGATAGGAGTGGGGCAACGACCCAGGGTGCCGTGTCTTATGAATCCAGTGTTTATATTGAGGTTGCTTATGGATTGAAATATACACCACAGGTGGATATTGTAACCCTGAATGCAGCGAATCAGGAAACTTTTAATTTGATCAATCAGGCAACCCTTTACAATTGGTTTAGCAATAAATCGGCTTACATCACCTCACTGAATAACCAGGTTACTGTAAATTCTTTTCAACCTGTACCGGGATCGTCCCGTGAGAATGATTTGGCCTCCGATCAATTTTATGCGCGGTTTGTCTTTGTCAATGCGGGTGCGCAGAGCAAAAACGTATATGTTGGGCAGGCAACGTATATCGAAATTTACATTGATGAAAATGGGGTGGATGTAGTGTATTGATGGATTGATTTGTTGTGTCAAGAATATCTTCATCTTTCAAGACATCCAATATTGCGACGCATTCAAAAATGGAACTTCTGGCAATGATGAAAAAGTTTCTCCTATCTGCTTTTGAGAAGCGACCTGAGCCTTCAGCGATATTGAGAACAATACTAAATGAAGCTCTCCGGAGTTGATCTTTCGTTGTGCGATCTAGATTTGAGCTGGTAATACAAGTTCGAATCTTGGCATTAAAGGCTTTTGCCTTTTTATATATGTCAAGTTTTTCGAAATCAAACATGGTGAGCGGGATATTAATGTAGTTATTAGAGTGAGTTGGAGTTGGAGAGTGAAAAAAGAATGTTGAGTAGTTCACCGTTCTTGCTCCTCTTTCTCACAGTGTTTAATATAGTGAGTTGGAGTTGAAGAGTGAAGAAAACAGTGTTAAGCAGCTCATCACTCCCGCTCTTCCTCCTCACACTGTTTTATGGTACCCGGAGCGGGACTTGAACCCGCACGGACATTACTGCCCACAGGATTTTAAGTCCTGCGTGTCTACCAATTCCACCATCCGGGCAAATTGGGTACCAAGTGAGTAGCCAGTATTTCAAAGTTAGTAACGCAGGACTTTCCTGCGTGCCTGTTCACGCTTTGAGTTGTGTACTAAGATAACAAAGCTCGCGCCAATAAAAAAAGGTTTGAACACAGACCGGTCAAAGAGGAACTGAATTCAAACCTTTTCGTGGAGCGGATGACGAGACTCGAACTCGCGACCCCAACCTTGGCAAGGTTGTGCTCTACCAACTGAGCTACATCCGCATTTACAAAGAACGTCCCAAATGGGATTGCAAATATAAAGGAATATTCAACGATTGATCAACAGGTAGCGCAAAATTTTATATCACATCAAATGCCTGTACCAAATAGGTCAGGGTAAACGGCAAGGCAATCCAAAAGAATTCCGGCTTAAAGATCAGTAAGCCTGCGCAGATGACGAAGGCAATGAGAAAGTTCATCCGGATTTTTCCTTTGTTGCTGTTATCTACTTCTTCCATGATGTATATCTATTTTAATCATGCAAACATACAAATTCAATACTTTTCACCAACCAATTTTATCACTTGTTCGCGATTGCACCAGAAGGAAGCCTATCCATAGCCCAGTTATCTGCTTTCGATTGTCATTTTAATCCCTCAGATACCAAGGATACTTTAATTATTGACCTGAAGTCATGTGAATTGCATCAAATAATTTTTAAAACAGATTGAATGGCAGCTAATAATTGTGAAAAATATTGACTCTAAGTCAAATTATTATTAATTTTAGCCAAAAGACCTTTAATCCATGGAATTAGAAAATGCGCTTAAAGCCCTGTCAGGAGGTGAGTTTCTCATCCAATCCTCATCGACCGGGCAAACTTTTATACCCGAAGAACATACTGAAGAACAGGAGATGATCTTCCAGATGGCTGCGAGTTTTGTACAGCAGGAAATAAAACCCAATATCGCACGCATCGAAAACCAGGAACCCGGAATGCCCGAGTACCTGTTTCGGAAGAGCGGAGAACTTGGTTTGTTGGGTGCTCATATGCCCGAAGCCTATGGTGGCATGAACCTTGATTTTAACACCAATACATTGCTTTGTGATGCACTTGGCAATATGGGATCGTTTAATACCTCATTTGCTGCCCATACCGGAATTGGCATGTTGCCTATCCTGTATTACGGTACCGATGCCCAGAAGGAAAAATATCTACCTGGGATGATCGATGGTAGCATCAAGGCGAGTTATTGCCTTACGGAGCCAGGTTCCGGTTCGGATGCCCTTGCGGCCAAAACCCGTGCAGATCTTAGCGAAGATGGTAAGAGCTATATCATCAATGGTCAGAAGATGTGGATCTCCAATGCCGGTTTTGCAGACCTGTTTGTGGTATTTGCAAAAATAAACGGGGAGCATTTTACCGGATTCCTGGTTGAAAGGGGGACTCCCGGACTGACCTTTGGTGAAGAGGAGAAGAAATTAGGGATTAAAGGTTCGTCCACCCGGCAGGTGTTTTTTGAAAATGTGACTATTCCGGTGGATAATCTGCTCGGGGAAGCGGGGAAAGGCCATCTGATCGCCCTTAATGTACTCAACATGGGGCGTTTCAAATTAGGAGCTTTCTGCATCGGAGGAGCTAAATCCGCAATTACAGAATCCATCCGATATGCCAATGAGCGCGTCCAGTTCGGTAAGTCCATCGGTCATTTTGGCGCCATCCAGTACAAGCTGGCGGAACAAACGATTCGTTCTTTCACAGCTGAAAGCCTGATTTACCGTATTTCAGATCTCATCCAGCGGAAAACTGAATCCCTCATTGGTGATGGCGAAGATCCGGTTAAAGCAAAACAAAAGGCAGCGCAGGAATATGCCATCGAATGTTCTATTGCCAAAATTGCGGGATCTGAGCTGATTGACTATGTGGTTGATGAATACGTACAGGTCCTGGGTGGTATCGGTTATTCGGAAGAACATGCAGCG harbors:
- the bla gene encoding class A beta-lactamase; this encodes MMMEMHNTNKMISFLVFLISFTCILNAQKGDLELLQNEIKRLEQISGGTVGVGIIHLENHTQLMFNNDQTFPMASCFKVPVAIRLLQRVEEGSLTLDSMINVTARDIHPGSGTISRLLDDPGVSLSVLNLLELMMLISDNSAADLCLELSGVPVSVNEMLHSNHIEGLSVDRPTLALIANWLGAPVAAEQKMTMDEFREVVKAVNEVQQKESMENFSNDPRDQSSPGAMALLLQLLWNGQLLNKEYTDLLLDIMYRCETGELRIKGILPPDIRVAHKTGTIGKTANDVGIIDLPDDAGHVIVTIFVKDSAMDVADREKSIAHIARAVYNYFLFHKTE
- a CDS encoding four helix bundle protein; translation: MFDFEKLDIYKKAKAFNAKIRTCITSSNLDRTTKDQLRRASFSIVLNIAEGSGRFSKADRRNFFIIARSSIFECVAILDVLKDEDILDTTNQSINTLHPPHFHQCKFRYTLPAQHIRFCSAHPH
- a CDS encoding acyl-CoA dehydrogenase family protein, with protein sequence MELENALKALSGGEFLIQSSSTGQTFIPEEHTEEQEMIFQMAASFVQQEIKPNIARIENQEPGMPEYLFRKSGELGLLGAHMPEAYGGMNLDFNTNTLLCDALGNMGSFNTSFAAHTGIGMLPILYYGTDAQKEKYLPGMIDGSIKASYCLTEPGSGSDALAAKTRADLSEDGKSYIINGQKMWISNAGFADLFVVFAKINGEHFTGFLVERGTPGLTFGEEEKKLGIKGSSTRQVFFENVTIPVDNLLGEAGKGHLIALNVLNMGRFKLGAFCIGGAKSAITESIRYANERVQFGKSIGHFGAIQYKLAEQTIRSFTAESLIYRISDLIQRKTESLIGDGEDPVKAKQKAAQEYAIECSIAKIAGSELIDYVVDEYVQVLGGIGYSEEHAAARAYRDARINRIYEGTNEINRLVIIDMVFRKALKGELDLVNAAWAVQKELAKMPSLAGANSNPYAAEEMAIENMRKLVLMVIGAAGKMQMDGQLDLKNEQEITMNGADMIMDLFASESLLLRVRKLDEMGKKEAYHDDVMKVQFWEASQHIAKTAREAINSFASGDLQRTFLMGVKRFDQYPPVNIKEARRRIAQHLLTANEYNM